The proteins below come from a single Metarhizium brunneum chromosome 1, complete sequence genomic window:
- the mrp20 gene encoding mitochondrial 54S ribosomal protein uL23m, with translation MAEAAKAVARQLPGFRLGQKQVFLYDTNPPSPIPKTRHTRPCLLKLIKNLFPFAHSPNHVITFLRKEHLPPNEACFQVPLRFTKFDLRDYLWNLYNVEVTKVRSYVKQQPLTQRNSHSRSWYRPQPLKMMTVELAKPFQWPEAPTDLEPWNHELWKMREDLMEKRNEDQINQHKFEIAMRSKEEMSKERKELKGLAERMLRGEVKWDNGVALDPKWDSVLKEAQRKDAAA, from the coding sequence ATGGCCGAAGCCGCAAAAGCAGTAGCCCGACAATTACCAGGCTTCAGACTGGGCCAAAAACAAGTCTTCCTGTACGATACAAACCCCCCCTCTCCTATCCCCAAAACTCGCCACACCCGCCCTTGCCTCCTAAAGCTAATCAAGAACCTTTTCCCGTTCGCGCACAGTCCCAACCATGTAATTACGTTTCTCCGGAAAGAACACCTCCCGCCCAACGAAGCCTGCTTCCAGGTACCGCTGCGCTTCACCAAGTTCGACCTCCGAGACTACCTATGGAACCTATACAACGTGGAGGTGACCAAGGTGCGGTCGTACGTGAAGCAGCAGCCCCTCACGCAGCGAAACTCGCACTCGCGGTCGTGGTATCGCCCGCAGCcgctgaagatgatgacggtcgagctggccaagccCTTCCAGTGGCCCGAGGCGCCGACCGACCTGGAGCCGTGGAACCATGAGCTCTGGAAGATGAGGGAGGACCtgatggagaagagaaaCGAGGACCAGATCAACCAGCACAAGTTTGAGATTGCAATGAGAAGCAAGGAGGAGATGAGCAAGGAGAGGAAAGAGTTGAAAGGGCTAGCGGAGAGGATGCTCAGGGGAGAGGTCAAGTGGGATAACGGAGTGGCCCTGGATCCCAAGTGGGATTCTGTGCTGAAGGAAGCGCAGAGGAAGGATGCTGCCGCTTGA